One part of the Treponema peruense genome encodes these proteins:
- a CDS encoding YggS family pyridoxal phosphate-dependent enzyme codes for MTKQQIADNFSKIREDIKNAELNSGRAPGSVKLCAVSKFHPLESVVDALECHQTLFGENRVQEAFEKFNSIRSLPQVTDGTLLQPQLHIIGSLQLNKVKKAVQIASCIQSVDREELLSEIEKQCSKLDKKINVFFELHTAEDSKSGYGSEDELIESVQKIADGDFSHIVPAGLMTMAPFTEDKILIGKSFERLRLLKEKLASLFPALNINELSMGMSGDYKIAIEEGSTMVRIGTALFGEREYSA; via the coding sequence ATGACAAAACAGCAGATTGCAGATAATTTTTCAAAAATCAGAGAAGACATAAAAAATGCCGAGCTTAACTCAGGCAGGGCTCCAGGAAGTGTAAAGCTTTGTGCAGTAAGCAAATTCCACCCTTTGGAAAGTGTAGTTGATGCCCTCGAATGTCACCAGACACTTTTTGGCGAAAACCGTGTTCAGGAAGCTTTTGAAAAATTCAATTCGATCCGGAGTCTGCCCCAGGTTACAGACGGGACCCTTTTGCAGCCGCAGCTTCACATAATAGGAAGCCTTCAGCTTAACAAAGTAAAAAAAGCCGTTCAGATTGCCTCGTGCATTCAGTCTGTTGACCGCGAAGAACTTCTTTCAGAAATAGAAAAGCAGTGTTCCAAGCTGGACAAAAAAATTAATGTTTTTTTTGAACTTCACACGGCCGAAGACTCAAAGTCGGGTTACGGTTCGGAAGACGAACTTATTGAGTCTGTGCAGAAAATTGCCGACGGAGACTTTTCCCATATTGTTCCGGCTGGGCTTATGACGATGGCTCCTTTTACAGAAGATAAAATTCTTATAGGAAAATCGTTTGAAAGACTCAGGCTGTTAAAAGAAAAACTCGCATCTCTTTTTCCCGCACTTAATATCAATGAACTGAGCATGGGAATGAGCGGTGACTATAAAATTGCCATCGAAGAAGGAAGTACTATGGTCAGAATAGGTACGGCACTTTTTGGCGAGAGGGAGTACAGCGCATGA
- the mfd gene encoding transcription-repair coupling factor: MNSLSAKSTNSLIALVSAWKEMHDAVIAAADGTVQSPVQINGLRGSLPGFFVSQFMDRTVLNAIHDQQYSGGGKADVRDMYIVVSTQKEADECESDLQTITESKFEIHKLPWWGTLPYRPAAKGSSVFGERAGVLSKMACKNSRSQKPRIFIVPERSFLTPVPPPEYMRSLSISLRKGGEYDIEKLAEQLSALGYTRVPRVGMKGEFAVRGEVLDFFMPGEQFPHRVVFDFDVIDQIKVFDFESQSSKENIDYLLVYPMKEVVWTDELTQKLENILDQEDKDGIINDFAGFDEQRRKGRAVVLGTECQTNGSLYTNERSLELTNDSLENAFGDFAGVNNLRTVGSTSVHLALTDMSRAQKDHILTELSVARQTEGEELFYGVLWNRQYSLLDYAGNSSYVFFYDWDRLVNAMRLMENEYSKSYRAARQTIPVLMPAYMLFDFFSLAKTHERSFAFKSLDGISELGGMENEVQDSEVLGNDYFKSSLHLSSESPQSYFGNINYLKERISTLQKEGWNIYVFADNPNQALRINEIIKDYTEPSDTSVFPVRVFPLSISQGFSVADEKILVIQENEIFGRKRNAPKSIRKARSKAIDTFVELNPGDYVVHVNYGIGLFKGIERVKAMGTERDYIKLEYADEEFAFVPIEQVNMVQRYIGSESEHPRLDRIGSKSWSARKAKVQQKVEEMAEKLIDLYSKRQASRGYAFPKDTEWNAAFEAAFPYEDTADQFSATQEIKEDMEKPVPMDRLVCGDVGYGKTEIAMRAAFKAVMGGKQVAFLAPTTILAEQHYENCIERFRNFPVRIAQLSRFVPPAEQKKIIASLSAGGVDILVGTHRILQKDVKYKDLGLLIIDEEQRFGVKDKEKLKEMKTNIDCLAMSATPIPRTLHMSMLKIRDMSLLTTPPQNRQPIETAIEEYSDEKVAMAIRAEVKRGGQVFYLHNRVETLEDTRRKIENLVPEMLVDVAHGQMTSEELDDIFRRFKMGGFHVLVATTIIENGIDIPNVNTIIIDRADMYGVSQLYQLRGRVGRSDRKAYAYLFYPENKALSEVAMKRLQVISDFTELGSGFKIAMKDMEIRGAGNLLGRDQSGEVYAVGFEMYLSLLNSAIERLSNSNWHAPDEVLLELEYSGFIPDTYIREAETKMEMYKKIAGVQTQADLDSVWDELSDRFGPVPDEVASLLNLAKIRIICNRLSISSLKEKRGVVYVEFSDVSKISVNKILKLIQTSAGRVKLDPAQPNKIILEAKSIDLKSKSDFIKEKLEQLLA; this comes from the coding sequence ATGAATTCATTATCTGCAAAATCCACAAATTCTCTTATAGCGCTTGTCTCTGCATGGAAAGAAATGCATGATGCAGTAATTGCAGCTGCAGACGGAACAGTTCAGTCACCGGTACAGATAAACGGACTGCGCGGAAGCCTTCCGGGATTTTTTGTCTCGCAGTTTATGGACAGAACTGTACTTAACGCAATACACGACCAGCAGTATTCGGGCGGCGGAAAAGCGGATGTCAGAGATATGTATATTGTTGTTTCCACGCAGAAAGAAGCAGATGAGTGCGAGTCGGATCTTCAGACTATAACCGAATCAAAATTTGAAATACACAAGCTTCCGTGGTGGGGAACACTTCCTTACAGGCCGGCCGCAAAAGGTTCGTCTGTTTTTGGTGAACGTGCAGGTGTTCTGTCAAAAATGGCATGCAAAAACAGCCGGTCGCAAAAGCCGCGCATTTTTATTGTACCCGAGCGTTCTTTTCTTACACCTGTTCCGCCGCCTGAATATATGCGTTCTCTGAGCATAAGCTTAAGGAAAGGCGGTGAATACGATATAGAAAAACTTGCCGAACAGCTGTCGGCCCTGGGTTATACAAGAGTTCCCAGAGTTGGAATGAAGGGTGAATTTGCCGTACGCGGTGAAGTTCTGGACTTTTTCATGCCGGGTGAACAGTTCCCGCACAGAGTCGTATTTGACTTTGATGTGATTGACCAGATTAAAGTATTTGATTTTGAGTCGCAGTCTTCAAAAGAAAACATAGATTATCTTCTGGTTTATCCCATGAAGGAAGTTGTATGGACAGATGAACTTACCCAAAAGCTCGAAAACATACTTGACCAGGAAGACAAAGACGGAATAATCAATGATTTTGCAGGCTTTGATGAACAGCGCAGAAAGGGAAGAGCCGTTGTTCTAGGGACAGAATGTCAAACGAACGGTAGTTTATATACTAACGAACGGTCGTTGGAATTAACTAACGATAGTTTAGAAAATGCTTTTGGTGATTTTGCCGGTGTAAATAACTTACGAACAGTTGGTAGTACAAGCGTTCATTTGGCGCTTACAGATATGTCTCGTGCCCAAAAAGACCATATTCTTACCGAACTTTCGGTAGCACGCCAGACAGAAGGCGAAGAGTTATTCTACGGAGTTCTCTGGAACAGACAGTATTCGCTTTTGGACTACGCAGGAAACTCTTCTTACGTCTTTTTTTATGACTGGGACCGCCTTGTAAATGCAATGCGTCTTATGGAAAACGAATATTCCAAGTCATACAGGGCAGCCAGACAGACAATTCCGGTTCTTATGCCTGCTTACATGCTCTTTGACTTTTTCTCTTTGGCAAAAACACACGAACGTTCGTTTGCATTCAAGAGTCTTGACGGAATATCAGAACTCGGTGGAATGGAAAATGAAGTTCAGGATTCAGAAGTTCTGGGCAATGACTATTTCAAAAGTTCACTGCATCTTTCTTCTGAATCACCGCAGAGTTATTTCGGCAACATCAATTATCTTAAGGAACGCATTTCGACACTGCAAAAAGAAGGATGGAATATCTATGTTTTTGCAGACAACCCCAATCAGGCTTTAAGAATAAATGAAATTATCAAAGACTATACAGAACCTTCAGATACTTCTGTTTTTCCTGTAAGAGTTTTTCCGCTTTCCATTTCACAGGGATTTTCTGTTGCCGATGAAAAAATTCTTGTCATTCAGGAAAACGAAATTTTCGGACGCAAGAGAAACGCACCAAAGTCAATAAGAAAAGCCCGTTCCAAGGCAATAGATACTTTTGTTGAACTGAACCCCGGTGATTATGTTGTTCACGTTAACTACGGAATAGGTTTGTTCAAAGGCATTGAGCGCGTTAAGGCGATGGGAACCGAACGTGACTACATAAAACTTGAATATGCCGACGAAGAATTTGCCTTTGTTCCGATTGAGCAGGTAAACATGGTTCAGCGCTATATCGGAAGTGAAAGCGAACACCCGAGGCTGGACAGAATAGGTTCAAAAAGCTGGAGTGCAAGAAAGGCAAAAGTTCAGCAGAAAGTAGAGGAGATGGCAGAAAAGCTCATTGACCTTTATTCAAAAAGACAGGCTTCACGCGGATATGCTTTTCCAAAAGACACTGAATGGAACGCTGCATTCGAGGCTGCATTTCCTTACGAAGACACCGCCGACCAGTTTTCTGCAACACAGGAAATCAAGGAAGACATGGAAAAACCCGTTCCAATGGACAGGCTTGTCTGCGGCGATGTAGGTTACGGAAAGACAGAAATAGCTATGCGAGCAGCCTTCAAGGCCGTCATGGGCGGAAAACAGGTTGCTTTTCTTGCGCCTACAACAATTCTTGCCGAACAGCATTATGAAAACTGCATTGAACGCTTCAGAAATTTTCCGGTAAGAATAGCACAGCTTTCAAGATTTGTTCCGCCTGCAGAACAGAAAAAAATTATTGCAAGTCTTTCTGCCGGAGGAGTCGATATTCTTGTCGGAACGCACAGGATTCTTCAGAAAGATGTTAAGTACAAGGATCTGGGGCTTCTCATAATTGATGAGGAACAGCGCTTTGGTGTAAAAGACAAGGAAAAACTCAAGGAAATGAAGACAAACATAGACTGTCTTGCCATGAGTGCAACACCTATCCCGCGTACACTTCACATGAGTATGCTCAAGATAAGAGACATGTCGCTTTTGACAACACCGCCCCAGAACCGTCAGCCCATAGAAACTGCAATAGAAGAATACAGCGACGAAAAAGTTGCAATGGCAATCCGTGCAGAAGTAAAAAGGGGCGGGCAGGTTTTTTATCTTCATAACCGTGTCGAAACACTTGAAGATACCCGCAGAAAAATAGAAAACCTCGTTCCTGAAATGCTTGTAGATGTAGCACACGGCCAGATGACAAGTGAAGAACTGGATGATATTTTCAGAAGATTCAAGATGGGCGGCTTTCATGTACTTGTTGCAACTACAATAATCGAAAACGGAATAGATATTCCCAACGTAAACACAATAATCATTGACCGCGCAGATATGTACGGTGTAAGCCAGCTTTACCAGCTCAGGGGAAGAGTAGGCCGTAGCGACAGAAAAGCCTATGCATATCTGTTCTATCCCGAAAACAAGGCTTTGAGTGAAGTTGCAATGAAACGCCTTCAGGTAATAAGCGATTTTACAGAACTGGGCTCGGGCTTTAAAATTGCCATGAAAGATATGGAAATACGCGGTGCAGGAAACCTTTTGGGAAGAGACCAGAGCGGTGAAGTTTATGCCGTCGGGTTCGAAATGTATCTGAGTCTGCTTAATTCTGCAATCGAGCGTCTTTCAAACAGCAATTGGCATGCACCTGATGAAGTCCTTCTTGAACTTGAATATTCCGGTTTTATTCCGGACACATATATCCGTGAAGCCGAAACAAAAATGGAAATGTACAAAAAAATTGCCGGCGTTCAGACACAGGCCGATCTTGATTCAGTCTGGGATGAACTTTCGGACAGATTCGGTCCTGTTCCCGACGAAGTGGCAAGTCTTTTGAATCTGGCCAAAATCAGAATAATCTGCAACAGGCTTTCAATAAGTTCGCTTAAAGAAAAACGCGGTGTTGTCTATGTAGAATTTTCTGATGTGTCAAAGATAAGCGTAAATAAAATATTAAAACTCATTCAGACAAGCGCCGGACGTGTAAAACTGGATCCTGCCCAGCCCAACAAAATTATTCTTGAAGCTAAGTCCATAGACCTAAAGTCCAAAAGTGACTTTATCAAAGAAAAACTGGAACAGCTCCTTGCATGA
- a CDS encoding ComEC/Rec2 family competence protein: protein MVEKLKARFANPLIIAAFVCAVFIYSGFVKSPLTPPFYVPARMESVTSLCGTVASNASVVSSGKYYSVMLCADSATAAVSQTDIQLCARGKIKLLVPSKIAEAVYPGKLYSLSNKSVLLESGEKIACSGKWLSSSGMFLVKEAASLGHSPGLKGKILRFRSLCRLALKRLLFSWGDAGGLVLSLLSGSREYVNKSVGDDFKLAGLSHVLALSGMHLSFFAGLTGGSGRRVFGKRYLLFARLAGILFFVWFAGLSPSLFRALLCSLLTLLCSAVFCGPVDSLAVLGASFLVHTVAVPSDVHSAAFMLSYGALAGILLAADCLSCFVRWFLPVPIADSLSASVGAQTATIPVSISLFGMFMPVGIIASVAVTPAVSVFLTVSVAAVLLCLLMPFLSYPFGAIIRLIYAVICGMVRFFAMVPPVEIT, encoded by the coding sequence GTGGTAGAAAAACTAAAAGCAAGATTCGCCAATCCTTTGATAATTGCGGCATTTGTTTGTGCCGTTTTCATCTATTCAGGCTTTGTAAAAAGCCCGCTTACGCCGCCTTTTTACGTTCCTGCCCGAATGGAAAGTGTTACTTCCCTTTGCGGAACTGTTGCTTCGAATGCTTCTGTTGTTTCGTCAGGAAAGTATTATTCCGTGATGCTCTGCGCAGACAGTGCCACGGCCGCCGTTTCACAAACAGACATTCAGCTTTGTGCCCGCGGAAAAATCAAGCTTCTTGTTCCTTCAAAAATCGCAGAAGCCGTTTACCCCGGAAAACTTTATTCACTTTCAAACAAAAGCGTTCTGCTTGAGTCCGGTGAAAAAATTGCGTGTTCTGGAAAATGGCTTTCTTCTTCAGGAATGTTTCTTGTAAAAGAAGCTGCTTCTCTGGGACATTCTCCGGGGCTTAAGGGAAAAATCCTCAGATTCCGCTCGCTGTGCCGTCTTGCCTTAAAAAGACTTTTGTTTTCGTGGGGAGATGCCGGCGGCCTTGTGCTCTCACTTCTGTCGGGTTCGCGGGAATATGTAAATAAAAGTGTCGGTGATGACTTTAAGCTTGCAGGTCTTTCACATGTTCTTGCCCTGAGCGGAATGCATCTTTCATTTTTTGCAGGACTTACGGGTGGGAGCGGCCGCCGGGTTTTCGGAAAAAGATATCTGCTTTTTGCTCGTCTTGCAGGTATTCTTTTTTTTGTGTGGTTTGCAGGACTTTCACCGTCGCTTTTCAGGGCTCTTTTGTGTTCGCTTCTGACGCTTTTATGCAGTGCTGTTTTTTGCGGACCTGTAGACTCTCTTGCCGTTCTTGGTGCATCTTTTCTTGTCCACACGGTTGCTGTTCCGTCTGACGTACATTCTGCGGCCTTTATGCTTTCATACGGTGCACTTGCGGGAATACTTCTGGCAGCAGACTGTTTGTCCTGTTTTGTAAGGTGGTTTCTTCCAGTGCCAATCGCAGACTCTCTTTCTGCTTCTGTCGGAGCCCAGACTGCGACAATTCCTGTAAGCATAAGCCTTTTTGGTATGTTCATGCCTGTAGGAATAATCGCTTCGGTTGCGGTGACTCCGGCAGTAAGTGTTTTTTTGACAGTATCTGTAGCGGCGGTACTTTTATGCCTTTTAATGCCTTTTCTTTCATACCCATTTGGCGCTATAATAAGACTTATATATGCTGTAATCTGCGGAATGGTACGCTTTTTTGCCATGGTTCCGCCTGTAGAGATTACCTGA
- a CDS encoding arsenate reductase family protein, giving the protein MAVQIFGTSKSFETKKAERYFSERRIAFQKIDLKEKGLSKGELESVISSIAKRAGDRQAAIDSLADKKNKDYASFAYLDDSEKEEKLLDNPLLLVQPIVRNGKTDATIGYQPDIWKNWN; this is encoded by the coding sequence ATGGCAGTACAAATATTCGGAACAAGCAAATCTTTTGAGACAAAAAAAGCGGAACGTTATTTTAGTGAACGGCGAATTGCGTTTCAGAAAATCGATCTTAAGGAAAAGGGACTTTCAAAAGGTGAACTCGAAAGCGTAATTTCTTCTATTGCAAAAAGGGCAGGGGACAGGCAGGCCGCGATTGATTCTCTTGCCGACAAAAAAAACAAAGACTACGCTTCATTTGCATATCTTGACGACAGTGAAAAAGAAGAAAAACTTTTGGACAATCCGCTGCTTTTGGTTCAGCCGATTGTCCGTAACGGAAAGACTGATGCAACTATCGGGTATCAGCCGGACATCTGGAAAAACTGGAATTAA
- a CDS encoding RluA family pseudouridine synthase gives MPYFSAKVPPDYTGGERLDKYIASLPNGMNRSRLKSGLTNILVNGKKQKISFKIKASDQIDIEWEDQIPDDIEPQDIPLNIVYEDENVCVVNKEQGMVTHPACGNWTETLVNALLFHWGRQKIPELLEGPPSAILANRRPGIVHRLDKETSGIIITAKNRDSEEWLSAQFRDHRHMVKEYIAICTGRPAHRQGVIKTQIIRDPKNRRRFKAVTATGEGKYAETAYRCICCYGEYSLIRVRLATGRTHQIRVHMKYLNCPILGDGIYSKPDKKFPKATLMLNAALLGIRLPGQKKLSFFKSPTPKRFIEVLKVLHRDFKKAIIPEEK, from the coding sequence ATGCCGTATTTTTCTGCAAAAGTTCCCCCTGACTACACGGGCGGTGAGCGTCTTGACAAATATATAGCTTCTCTTCCCAACGGAATGAACAGAAGCCGTCTTAAAAGCGGTCTTACAAACATTCTTGTAAACGGAAAAAAACAGAAAATTTCGTTCAAAATAAAGGCCTCTGACCAGATAGACATAGAATGGGAAGACCAGATTCCGGACGATATAGAACCGCAGGATATTCCCCTTAATATTGTATACGAAGATGAAAATGTCTGTGTCGTTAACAAAGAGCAGGGCATGGTAACACATCCCGCCTGCGGAAACTGGACAGAAACACTTGTAAACGCACTTTTATTCCACTGGGGCCGCCAGAAAATCCCTGAACTTCTGGAAGGCCCCCCTTCGGCTATTCTTGCAAACCGCCGTCCCGGTATTGTACACCGCTTGGACAAAGAAACATCGGGCATTATCATTACTGCAAAAAACCGCGACAGTGAAGAATGGCTTTCTGCCCAGTTCCGTGACCACCGCCATATGGTCAAGGAATACATTGCCATCTGTACCGGCCGTCCCGCCCACAGACAGGGTGTAATCAAAACACAGATTATAAGGGATCCAAAAAACAGGCGGCGTTTCAAAGCGGTTACTGCAACCGGTGAAGGAAAATATGCCGAGACAGCATACAGATGCATCTGCTGTTACGGGGAATATTCGCTCATAAGAGTACGCCTTGCTACAGGCCGCACGCACCAGATAAGGGTACACATGAAGTACCTTAACTGTCCCATCCTTGGAGACGGAATCTATTCAAAACCCGACAAAAAGTTTCCAAAGGCAACGCTCATGCTTAATGCAGCCCTGCTTGGAATAAGACTTCCCGGCCAGAAAAAACTTTCATTCTTCAAATCACCGACTCCAAAAAGATTTATAGAAGTTCTGAAAGTCCTGCATAGGGATTTCAAAAAGGCAATAATTCCAGAAGAAAAATAA
- a CDS encoding pseudouridine synthase, whose translation MMGDIRIIHVPSDDEPFAVIDKPRFLPSAPLYEGDDSAFTRAAAVYPFLLGVNGKKPCEHGLLHRIDTLTSGLLLVASTQAAYESLSTAQDSGLFVKTYRAVCRQLKGQEQCGFAPLPHDFNIESFLTCKQNYTVKSKFRPYSAGSKQVRPVTEYSGEAARKKASGKEYSTVICAKKCLASDTAEIFCSITSGYRHQVRCHLAWLGIPVRNDPLYDPCYNPDCTPEESFDFSAVKIEFPNPVTGKKEIFSLV comes from the coding sequence ATGATGGGTGATATAAGAATTATACATGTGCCTTCAGACGATGAACCTTTCGCAGTAATAGACAAACCTCGTTTTTTACCCTCAGCGCCTCTTTACGAAGGTGATGACAGCGCGTTTACACGGGCAGCGGCGGTTTATCCTTTTCTACTTGGTGTAAATGGAAAAAAGCCCTGCGAACACGGCCTTCTGCACAGAATTGACACTCTTACAAGTGGGTTGCTTCTTGTTGCGTCGACACAGGCTGCATACGAAAGTCTTTCTACGGCCCAGGACAGCGGTCTTTTTGTAAAAACATACAGGGCAGTCTGCCGTCAGCTTAAAGGACAGGAGCAGTGCGGTTTTGCGCCTTTACCGCATGATTTTAATATAGAAAGTTTCTTAACATGTAAACAAAATTATACGGTGAAATCAAAATTTCGTCCTTATTCTGCCGGCTCAAAGCAGGTGCGCCCTGTTACAGAATACTCTGGTGAAGCCGCAAGAAAAAAAGCGTCCGGCAAAGAATACAGTACCGTAATTTGTGCAAAGAAATGCCTGGCTTCAGATACTGCAGAGATATTCTGTTCAATTACAAGCGGTTACAGACACCAGGTACGCTGTCACCTTGCATGGCTGGGGATTCCCGTCAGAAACGACCCATTGTACGACCCCTGTTATAACCCGGACTGTACCCCAGAAGAAAGCTTTGATTTTAGTGCGGTAAAAATTGAATTTCCCAATCCGGTAACAGGTAAAAAAGAAATATTTTCCCTTGTTTAA
- a CDS encoding TIGR04133 family radical SAM/SPASM protein, with translation MNYLFWECTLRCNLDCLHCGSDCLKNSQTPDTPLKDFVKVLDEIKAGGIKNLFICITGGEPLLRNDLEQAGQEIIKRGYNWGIVTNGMLLTNERFVSLVKAGMSSISFDMDGLEAEHNYLRRNKHSFEKVVNAIRTAVTFQKKFPSFIFDVITCVHPGNINSLNEVRDFLISENVKRWRIFSIFPEGRAKNNELFLSAEQYKQLIEFISSTRKFKTQQNKRIHVNYSCEGYLGKYELKVRDYFFFCQAGISIGSVMCNGDISACLSVRAKDFIQGNIYKDNFMDIWNKKFCNMRDHSWAKTGRCKKCRNWNNCLGNGIHLHENAHSEPAVCNYKILNTP, from the coding sequence TTGAATTATCTCTTTTGGGAATGTACCTTGCGCTGTAATTTGGATTGCCTTCACTGTGGAAGCGACTGCTTAAAGAATTCCCAAACTCCTGACACACCTTTAAAAGATTTTGTAAAAGTTCTTGATGAAATTAAAGCCGGTGGAATTAAAAATTTATTTATCTGCATTACAGGCGGCGAACCTTTACTTAGAAATGATCTGGAACAGGCAGGACAGGAAATTATCAAACGCGGTTACAACTGGGGAATCGTCACAAACGGAATGCTGCTTACCAATGAGCGATTTGTTTCTCTTGTAAAAGCCGGAATGTCTTCAATCAGTTTTGATATGGACGGGCTTGAAGCCGAACACAATTACTTGCGCCGGAACAAACATAGTTTTGAAAAAGTCGTCAATGCAATCCGTACAGCAGTTACTTTTCAAAAAAAATTTCCGTCATTTATTTTTGATGTAATAACATGCGTGCATCCGGGCAATATAAATTCACTTAATGAAGTGCGTGATTTTTTGATTTCAGAAAATGTAAAACGCTGGAGGATTTTTTCTATTTTTCCTGAAGGGCGTGCAAAAAACAATGAACTTTTTCTTTCTGCAGAACAATACAAGCAACTGATAGAATTTATTTCTTCTACGAGAAAATTTAAAACCCAGCAGAATAAAAGAATCCATGTAAATTATTCCTGTGAAGGATATCTTGGAAAATACGAACTCAAAGTACGCGATTATTTCTTTTTCTGCCAGGCTGGAATTTCAATTGGTTCGGTAATGTGCAACGGTGATATAAGCGCCTGTCTTTCTGTCCGTGCAAAAGATTTTATCCAGGGCAACATTTACAAAGATAATTTTATGGATATCTGGAACAAAAAATTCTGTAACATGAGAGATCATTCGTGGGCAAAAACCGGACGCTGTAAAAAATGCCGCAACTGGAACAACTGCCTTGGAAACGGAATTCACCTTCACGAAAATGCACATTCTGAACCTGCAGTCTGTAATTATAAAATTCTGAATACTCCGTAA
- the rsmA gene encoding 16S rRNA (adenine(1518)-N(6)/adenine(1519)-N(6))-dimethyltransferase RsmA — MNRPDYNSPSALKKLLDENGMAMQKKFGQNFMVNPAARKRIIDELSPSEGEVVWEIGPGLGCMTEDILKRGSNLTVFEIDRGFIGMLREFFSDYAKKNTFRIVEGDVLKTWKKQLQESERPVKLSGNLPYNIAATFIADTITGGLVFDRCVFTVQKEVAQRMAAAPGTENYSSFSVLCQWGYDVRCGIELAPGNFWPRPNVASQSVIMTKKAVPYECKDPKMFTKLVHALFASRRKTIANNIKAVLPKGMDSEPLFAAAGVKGSDRAENLSAQDFIRLSDTVASAIIDSRSAE, encoded by the coding sequence ATGAACCGTCCTGACTACAATTCACCTTCCGCCCTCAAGAAGCTGCTTGATGAAAACGGAATGGCAATGCAAAAAAAATTCGGCCAGAATTTCATGGTAAATCCTGCCGCAAGAAAAAGAATTATTGACGAACTTTCTCCGTCAGAAGGGGAAGTTGTATGGGAAATAGGGCCCGGCCTCGGTTGCATGACAGAAGATATACTTAAGCGCGGTTCAAATCTTACTGTATTCGAAATTGACCGCGGTTTTATAGGAATGCTTAGGGAATTCTTTTCGGACTATGCAAAGAAAAATACTTTCAGAATAGTTGAAGGTGATGTTCTTAAAACATGGAAAAAGCAGCTTCAGGAATCTGAACGGCCGGTTAAACTTTCGGGAAATCTTCCGTATAATATTGCCGCAACTTTTATTGCAGACACAATTACCGGCGGACTTGTTTTTGACAGATGCGTCTTTACAGTACAGAAAGAAGTGGCACAGAGAATGGCTGCCGCTCCGGGAACAGAAAACTATTCTTCGTTCAGCGTGCTCTGCCAGTGGGGGTACGACGTCAGATGCGGAATAGAACTCGCTCCAGGTAACTTCTGGCCGCGTCCGAATGTTGCTTCGCAGTCTGTTATCATGACAAAAAAGGCCGTTCCGTATGAGTGCAAAGATCCCAAAATGTTTACAAAACTTGTTCACGCACTTTTTGCCAGCAGAAGAAAAACCATTGCAAACAACATAAAAGCCGTTCTTCCAAAAGGAATGGACAGTGAACCGCTTTTTGCAGCAGCAGGTGTCAAAGGTTCGGACAGGGCAGAAAATCTTTCGGCGCAGGATTTTATTCGCTTGTCCGACACTGTCGCTTCTGCTATAATTGACAGCCGGAGTGCAGAATGA
- a CDS encoding zinc ribbon domain-containing protein produces the protein MASKKNDSAKKAKYFCENCGSEVAAKARFCPSCGKFFAAVRCPSCGHTGTVKDFALGCPVCHYAMSHSEIYGDGDSETSLDARKHRLSGKSRRAIDRAFSEHEKRTGGNTDSGAPAWLFVVTIAVLIIMFVLLFFRCKEF, from the coding sequence ATGGCTTCAAAAAAGAATGATTCTGCAAAAAAAGCCAAATATTTCTGCGAAAACTGCGGTTCTGAAGTAGCTGCAAAAGCAAGATTCTGCCCTTCGTGCGGAAAATTTTTTGCGGCAGTCAGATGCCCTTCATGCGGCCACACTGGAACTGTAAAAGACTTTGCTTTGGGCTGTCCTGTATGTCACTATGCAATGAGCCATTCTGAAATTTACGGAGACGGCGACAGTGAAACTTCCCTTGATGCAAGAAAACACAGACTTTCGGGAAAGTCGCGCCGCGCAATAGACAGGGCATTTTCTGAACATGAAAAAAGAACCGGTGGAAACACAGACAGCGGCGCTCCAGCATGGCTTTTTGTAGTAACTATTGCCGTTCTTATAATAATGTTTGTGCTTTTGTTTTTTAGATGCAAAGAATTTTAA
- a CDS encoding FAD-dependent oxidoreductase, with the protein MEKLPEKLVLIGAGYIGMEFASLYAAFGSKVLDYGVFRIL; encoded by the coding sequence TTGGAAAAGTTGCCTGAAAAACTTGTGCTGATTGGAGCCGGCTATATCGGAATGGAATTTGCTTCACTTTACGCTGCTTTCGGTTCAAAAGTATTGGATTACGGAGTATTCAGAATTTTATAA